The Pseudomonas fluorescens genome includes a window with the following:
- a CDS encoding sugar ABC transporter ATP-binding protein → MNDRLLQVRNIKKTFPGVVALNGVQLEVGRGEAHALLGENGAGKSTILKILAGAQPADAGQGSLEFNGHVLGEHDTPIRRQEVGIITIYQEFNLIADMSVAENMYLGREPLRHGFVDWKQMFSDAQHVLDDLGLHITPRTMVRKLSVAEQQMVEIAKALTMNAKLIIMDEPTAALSGREVDKLHEIITDLKAKGISIIYVSHKLNEVKACCDRYTIFRDGAYITSGDVCDVSVDDIVRLMVGRDVEFVRKPLTGAPGEVMLKVQSVSRTAAGGGRSLHATPLLDMSVDVRAGEIVGFAGLVGAGRTELARVIFGADGCDEGMIYVNGRQVSPFKSPREGIAAGVALVPEDRKQQACFLSHSIRWNMSLPSLGGLQRWGMFIDDRAETQLIQDYQKRLRIKMSNDSVAIGTLSGGNQQKVILARCMALKPKVLIVDEPTRGIDVGAKAEVHQLLFDMARAGVAVIVISSELPEVMAVSDRIVTFREGQITGIVSADEATEELLMARMAQGVSSSFSQQGVA, encoded by the coding sequence ATGAACGATAGGCTGCTGCAAGTTCGCAATATCAAGAAAACCTTTCCGGGTGTCGTCGCGCTCAACGGCGTACAGCTCGAAGTCGGAAGAGGTGAAGCCCATGCTTTGCTCGGTGAAAACGGGGCAGGCAAGTCGACCATCCTAAAGATCCTGGCCGGAGCTCAGCCTGCGGACGCTGGTCAAGGCTCACTTGAATTCAATGGTCACGTGCTTGGGGAGCATGACACCCCCATACGTCGCCAGGAGGTAGGCATCATTACGATCTACCAGGAATTCAATCTTATCGCCGACATGTCAGTCGCCGAAAATATGTACCTCGGCCGTGAACCACTACGACATGGTTTCGTTGACTGGAAGCAGATGTTCAGTGACGCGCAGCATGTTCTGGACGATCTTGGTCTGCACATTACGCCAAGGACAATGGTTCGCAAGCTGAGCGTGGCAGAGCAGCAAATGGTCGAGATCGCCAAGGCGCTCACCATGAATGCAAAGCTCATCATCATGGATGAACCTACTGCTGCGCTCAGTGGCCGTGAAGTCGACAAGCTGCACGAAATCATTACAGATTTGAAGGCTAAAGGGATCAGCATCATCTATGTGTCGCACAAGCTCAACGAAGTGAAGGCTTGTTGTGATCGCTATACCATTTTTCGCGACGGAGCCTACATCACCTCTGGCGACGTTTGCGACGTTAGTGTTGATGACATTGTTCGACTGATGGTTGGCCGGGACGTGGAGTTTGTCCGCAAACCGCTCACGGGAGCACCAGGTGAGGTGATGCTGAAGGTGCAAAGTGTTTCCAGGACAGCCGCTGGTGGAGGACGGAGTCTTCATGCGACGCCATTGCTCGACATGTCCGTCGATGTACGGGCGGGGGAAATTGTTGGTTTCGCTGGGCTGGTGGGAGCAGGCCGCACAGAGTTGGCTCGCGTGATTTTCGGTGCCGACGGATGCGATGAAGGGATGATCTACGTCAATGGGCGCCAAGTCTCTCCATTCAAATCTCCCAGAGAAGGTATCGCCGCTGGCGTTGCGCTTGTTCCTGAGGACAGGAAGCAACAGGCCTGCTTTTTGAGCCACTCAATACGCTGGAATATGAGTTTGCCGAGTCTGGGCGGATTGCAGCGTTGGGGCATGTTTATTGATGACCGGGCTGAAACCCAGCTCATCCAGGACTACCAGAAGCGACTGCGCATCAAGATGTCTAACGACAGCGTTGCCATTGGAACGCTGTCTGGAGGCAACCAACAGAAAGTGATCCTGGCTCGCTGTATGGCCCTCAAGCCGAAGGTGCTCATCGTCGATGAGCCAACGCGCGGCATCGACGTAGGGGCCAAGGCGGAAGTTCATCAGCTTCTGTTCGACATGGCCCGTGCCGGCGTCGCTGTGATAGTGATTTCTTCCGAGTTACCTGAAGTCATGGCGGTCAGCGATCGGATTGTCACGTTCCGTGAAGGACAAATAACCGGAATTGTCTCCGCTGATGAGGCTACTGAAGAGCTTCTCATGGCGCGTATGGCTCAAGGAGTGAGTTCATCGTTTTCGCAGCAAGGCGTGGCCTGA